ACTTTCTATGAATATCTGTTTTAGTTTATCGTTTTTCGCCGCCATTTAAGCGTGATTTATAACCCTGACTTGCTGGAATTTCCTGAAACTGGTTAATTAGCCTACCCTGTTGAGAAAACAACAAAATTGTTCCGGCTATAGCTAATATACCTACAGATGTAAGTCCTAGCATAGCGGCTGTTGTTCGCAATTTCATAACGCTGACTAAACTTTCTATCCCTGTGTCAGCACCTAAAACATAAATAGGTTTAAGTGCTGACAATGCAACTTCAGCATTAGGATAGCGACGTTTGCGTTTGTGTTCCACCATTTTCATCAACCATGAGCCAAAACGGGGACTGATTTGGGGGACTAATTCCTGGAAATTGAACCGATATTTATCATCAATTAATTTACCTATATCAACAGGACGGGTACGAGTGAGTAAGCAAATTAGTGTTGCGCCTAAACTATACAAATCTGAGGTATCATCGAGGGGATAACCTAGTAATTCCTCTGGTGGCATAAAACCTGGTGTTCCATCGGCAAAGCTGCTGAGAGTCATGCTTGCACCCTTAACCCGTGCTAAACCAAAATCAACCAAATAAGCATTGAGTTGTTGATCAACTAAAATGTTTTCTGGTTTAATATCGCGATGAATTATGGGAGGAATTCGTTGTTGCAGATACACCAAAATTTCTAACATTGACACAGCAATTTGTTTGATTTCTTCAGGATGAAAGCAGCGTTTAGACCCTAAAGATGGAGCTTTTTTATATTCCAGAACCAAATAAAAACCCGCCGATGTTTCAAAAGAATCTACATAGCGGGGAATTCGGGAATGATTCAGTTGTTGGAGAATTTCAATTTCCCATTCATAAGCTTTTAAACCTGACAAGTCAGGGCTGAGATTGGCAAAAAGGAACTCTTTAATTACTACTTGTTGGTCGTACTTGAGGGAATTCGCCAGATAAGTAATGCGTCCCGCTTCCCGATTGCGTCCTAATTCTTTGATAACTTGATAGCCTAAGTCGGAAAAATCGGGATACTTACTTAAGGAAAAATTTCCTTTTTGGACATCAAGTTCCATAGATGTTTACTACCTGATTTTGTCAAGGGAAGATTCAGAAAAAATCAGAGACACTCACCCAAATTGTGTAACAGTCAATAGTTAACTGTTGACTGTAGCGCTAGCCAATCTACAATCTGGGCATTGACAAGATCTGGAACTTCATCATGGGGACAATGACCGGCGTTGGGAATGGGAATAATCTTGATGTCTTTGCCATTCTCACGCGCCTCTTCGTAAATCTTAGCCCCAGTAATCGGTGTCCAGGGGTCGTCAGCGCCCCAAATTACCAATAAAGGACGTTCTAACTTAGGTAATAGTTCCTGGGGACTAGGACCTGGAGGCGCCGAAAGGATGGAGGCGAAAACTTCTTGCGCCCCTGGGTCGCAAGACGGAGTATAAAGTAAATCGACTAATTCGTCGGTGACGGCTTGGCGATTGCGGTAAACTTGGTATAAAGTACGGCGTATCTGTGATTTTTGGCGGATGCGGTTAAAGATGAATTTGCCTGTGATGGGCGATCGCACTACTCGATTAAAAGCTCCCATAACGATGCGTAGCACTGGGTTTAATTCATGGGGACGATGGCTTAAC
The Gloeotrichia echinulata CP02 DNA segment above includes these coding regions:
- a CDS encoding serine/threonine-protein kinase; translation: MELDVQKGNFSLSKYPDFSDLGYQVIKELGRNREAGRITYLANSLKYDQQVVIKEFLFANLSPDLSGLKAYEWEIEILQQLNHSRIPRYVDSFETSAGFYLVLEYKKAPSLGSKRCFHPEEIKQIAVSMLEILVYLQQRIPPIIHRDIKPENILVDQQLNAYLVDFGLARVKGASMTLSSFADGTPGFMPPEELLGYPLDDTSDLYSLGATLICLLTRTRPVDIGKLIDDKYRFNFQELVPQISPRFGSWLMKMVEHKRKRRYPNAEVALSALKPIYVLGADTGIESLVSVMKLRTTAAMLGLTSVGILAIAGTILLFSQQGRLINQFQEIPASQGYKSRLNGGEKR
- a CDS encoding alpha/beta fold hydrolase, which gives rise to MTGTTQPLATTTPEKYFWTWQGYKIQYTVKGTGRPLVLVHGFGASIGHWRKNIPVLAAAGYRVFALDLLGFGGSQKAPINYTIEVWVELLKDFWQEHIQERAVFIGNSIGALISLMVLTEHPEIAVGGVLINSAGGLSHRPHELNPVLRIVMGAFNRVVRSPITGKFIFNRIRQKSQIRRTLYQVYRNRQAVTDELVDLLYTPSCDPGAQEVFASILSAPPGPSPQELLPKLERPLLVIWGADDPWTPITGAKIYEEARENGKDIKIIPIPNAGHCPHDEVPDLVNAQIVDWLALQSTVNY